From a single Pseudomonas sp. A34-9 genomic region:
- a CDS encoding DUF2955 domain-containing protein, which translates to MPTERSIPAQRALRLAFGTALCTAASYALALPLAFISPVLAVLLLASLPRPLPLKGALVLALVAALTTSLGLLLVPLLRYYPVSGVLLIGLGLFVVFRFGLHGGNPLIVTFLVIGMTMISAAGFTEFDLAMAVIGALIKGLLLAVAVVGISHALFPERPDSPAPPKPAAMPAEEVPRVALRATLIVLPTFLLALSDPATYMPIILKAVSLGQQSSTSHTHHAGRELLGSTLLAGVLAVLLWCGLSLFVHLWMFFLWMLLFGLWVARKLYRLSPTRFSPGFWLNTLVTMIILLGQSVQDSAAGKDVYTAFAVRMGLFILVTLYSAVMMHLLAAPSPRRHSVS; encoded by the coding sequence ATGCCTACTGAGCGCAGCATCCCGGCGCAACGGGCCTTGCGCCTGGCGTTCGGTACGGCGCTGTGCACCGCCGCCAGTTATGCACTGGCGCTGCCGCTGGCGTTTATCTCGCCAGTGCTGGCGGTGTTATTGCTGGCCAGCCTGCCCCGCCCGTTGCCGCTCAAAGGCGCGCTGGTGCTGGCGTTGGTCGCTGCGTTGACCACCAGTCTTGGCCTGCTGCTGGTGCCGTTGCTGCGCTATTACCCGGTGAGCGGCGTGTTATTGATCGGCCTTGGCTTGTTTGTGGTGTTTCGCTTCGGCCTGCACGGTGGCAACCCGTTGATCGTGACGTTTCTGGTGATCGGCATGACCATGATTTCCGCCGCCGGGTTTACCGAATTCGATCTGGCGATGGCGGTGATCGGTGCGCTGATCAAAGGTCTGTTGCTGGCAGTCGCCGTGGTCGGTATCAGTCACGCACTGTTTCCGGAGCGGCCCGATAGCCCCGCGCCCCCCAAACCCGCCGCGATGCCTGCCGAAGAAGTCCCGCGCGTGGCCCTGCGCGCCACGCTGATCGTGCTGCCGACGTTTTTGCTGGCCTTGAGCGATCCGGCGACCTATATGCCGATCATCCTCAAAGCGGTCAGCCTCGGCCAACAAAGCTCCACCAGCCACACCCATCACGCCGGGCGCGAACTGCTCGGTTCGACCTTGCTCGCCGGTGTGCTGGCGGTGCTGCTCTGGTGTGGCTTGAGCCTGTTCGTGCACCTGTGGATGTTCTTTCTGTGGATGCTGCTGTTTGGCCTGTGGGTGGCACGCAAGCTCTATCGCCTCAGCCCGACGCGGTTCAGTCCGGGTTTCTGGCTCAACACCCTGGTGACGATGATCATCCTGCTCGGCCAATCGGTGCAGGACAGCGCGGCGGGCAAAGATGTCTACACCGCGTTCGCCGTGCGTATGGGCCTGTTCATTCTGGTGACGCTGTACAGCGCGGTGATGATGCATTTGCTTGCAGCGCCCTCACCAAGGCGTCACAGCGTGAGCTGA
- a CDS encoding TolC family protein, translating into MLPTTALLTRPGHLLLLGALSFSGCVRLGPDFQPPAEVWSKQWNSAALEQASARAAQPDLRQWWQVFADPVLDRLIAEADAHNSSLKIAGLRVLEARAQLGIAESGRYPQLQQVSVDSLYVDRHQSGGNNPQDLHFWQHSAAFDVGWELDFWGRFSRAIESSDAQYFAAQANYEDALVLLRAQVADTYFSLRTTEARLRVARENAVQQKRNFEITEKLFTSGQSAELDLQQAKTQYLGTLSSLPAFEDQLLRTRNALAVLVGQPPGGAALPAEQTGLVPLVERAVLQDVPANLLLRRPDVRAAELNVAAQSALVGVAETDLYPSLTLLGSIVWSSDTLGATPRSLDLIGGPSLRWNIFDYGRIRNNVRVQDARLQQLIEAYRDKVRQAAREADDAASGLSKALERERILREAEGAARRSLVLANTQYREGYSDFQRVLDAQRALLELQDNYLVSRSNAVSNLIALYKALGGGWQSSAPPIDEPTRQQMQQRTDWGDLLSAPPARPAYPIPSQVSRHD; encoded by the coding sequence ATGCTTCCCACAACCGCCCTGCTGACGCGGCCCGGTCATCTGCTTTTGCTCGGCGCGCTGAGCTTCAGTGGTTGCGTGCGTCTTGGGCCGGATTTCCAGCCACCGGCAGAAGTCTGGAGCAAGCAATGGAACAGCGCGGCACTGGAGCAGGCCAGCGCGCGCGCCGCCCAACCGGATCTGCGCCAGTGGTGGCAGGTGTTCGCCGACCCCGTACTGGACCGTTTGATCGCCGAGGCTGATGCGCATAACAGCAGCCTGAAAATCGCCGGGCTGCGGGTACTCGAAGCCCGCGCGCAATTGGGCATCGCCGAGAGCGGTCGCTACCCGCAACTGCAACAGGTCAGCGTCGACAGCCTGTATGTCGACCGCCATCAGTCTGGCGGCAATAACCCACAGGACCTGCACTTCTGGCAACACAGCGCGGCGTTCGATGTTGGCTGGGAACTGGATTTCTGGGGCCGCTTCAGCCGTGCCATCGAATCCTCCGATGCGCAATATTTCGCCGCCCAGGCCAATTACGAAGATGCCCTCGTGCTGCTGCGCGCGCAGGTCGCCGACACCTATTTCTCCCTGCGTACCACCGAAGCACGGCTGCGCGTCGCGCGGGAAAACGCCGTCCAGCAGAAACGCAATTTCGAGATCACCGAAAAGCTCTTCACCAGTGGCCAGAGCGCCGAACTCGATCTGCAACAGGCGAAGACCCAATACCTCGGCACGCTGAGCAGCCTCCCCGCGTTCGAAGATCAATTGCTGCGCACACGCAACGCCCTGGCGGTGCTGGTCGGGCAGCCGCCCGGTGGCGCGGCGCTGCCGGCCGAACAGACCGGGCTGGTTCCCTTGGTGGAACGCGCGGTGCTGCAAGACGTCCCGGCCAATCTGCTGCTGCGTCGTCCGGACGTGCGCGCGGCGGAACTGAATGTCGCCGCACAATCGGCGCTGGTCGGCGTGGCCGAGACCGATCTGTATCCGTCGCTGACCTTGCTTGGCAGCATCGTCTGGTCCAGCGACACCCTCGGCGCGACACCGCGCAGCCTCGACCTGATCGGCGGCCCGAGCCTGCGCTGGAACATCTTCGATTACGGGCGTATCCGCAATAACGTGCGGGTGCAGGACGCCCGCTTGCAGCAATTGATCGAAGCCTACCGCGACAAGGTTCGCCAGGCCGCGCGCGAGGCTGACGACGCCGCCAGCGGTTTGAGCAAAGCGCTGGAGCGCGAACGTATTTTGCGCGAAGCCGAAGGTGCGGCGAGGCGTTCGCTGGTGTTGGCGAACACGCAATACCGCGAGGGCTATTCGGACTTTCAGCGCGTGCTCGACGCGCAACGCGCACTGCTGGAATTGCAGGACAACTATCTGGTCAGCCGCAGCAATGCCGTGAGCAATCTGATCGCCCTATACAAGGCGCTCGGTGGCGGTTGGCAGAGCAGCGCGCCGCCGATCGACGAGCCGACCCGACAGCAGATGCAGCAACGCACCGACTGGGGCGATTTGCTCAGCGCACCACCCGCCCGGCCCGCGTATCCCATTCCTTCGCAGGTAAGCCGCCATGACTGA
- a CDS encoding HlyD family secretion protein: protein MTDNVTPAPTDPAKKGMRWVLLLIVLSLAWYLLADRYTPYTQQARVGAFVIPVAAEVAGRVIRVNVRNNQDVKAGDTLFELDPQPLQIAVDRARADLESTRRQVGASTAGIASAQASLRAAQANELKARQDNQRLEGLYRQDPGTVSVRLLEVSRANREQAVAQVAAARAEVQRAQEQEGGNTDTNAQLRSAASALAKAELDLANTRIGARSAGLITDLRTDIGQFTAAGSPVMTLIAIHDVWISADLTENNLGRIQPGTPVAIVLDALPGEVLNGRVRSVGYGVSVGQPPAPGTLPSIQNSRDWLRPAQRFPVIIEFTEEAKKRLFDSRAIRAGGQAEVMAFPSEGNPLNPLGRLFVGLMSWLSYAY, encoded by the coding sequence ATGACTGACAACGTGACGCCCGCTCCCACTGATCCGGCGAAAAAAGGCATGCGCTGGGTGCTGCTGTTGATCGTGCTGAGCCTGGCTTGGTATCTGCTCGCCGATCGCTACACGCCTTACACCCAGCAAGCGCGGGTCGGCGCGTTCGTGATTCCGGTGGCAGCGGAGGTTGCCGGGCGAGTGATCCGCGTCAACGTGCGCAACAATCAGGACGTCAAGGCTGGCGACACGCTCTTCGAACTCGATCCGCAGCCACTGCAAATTGCCGTAGACCGAGCCAGAGCCGATCTCGAATCGACCCGCCGCCAGGTCGGCGCCAGCACCGCCGGCATCGCCTCGGCTCAAGCTTCATTACGCGCCGCGCAAGCCAATGAACTCAAGGCGCGCCAGGACAATCAACGGCTTGAAGGCTTGTACAGACAGGATCCCGGAACTGTCTCGGTACGGCTGCTGGAAGTGTCCCGAGCCAACCGCGAGCAAGCGGTCGCCCAAGTCGCCGCCGCCCGCGCCGAAGTGCAACGCGCGCAAGAGCAGGAAGGCGGCAACACCGACACTAACGCGCAGTTGCGCAGCGCCGCGTCGGCTCTGGCCAAGGCCGAACTGGATCTGGCCAACACCCGCATCGGCGCGCGGTCGGCCGGGTTGATCACCGACCTGCGCACGGACATCGGTCAGTTCACCGCCGCCGGCAGCCCGGTCATGACCCTGATCGCGATTCATGACGTGTGGATCAGCGCCGACCTCACCGAAAACAATCTCGGCCGCATCCAGCCCGGAACTCCGGTGGCCATCGTCCTCGACGCGTTGCCCGGCGAAGTGCTCAATGGCCGGGTGCGCAGCGTCGGTTATGGCGTCAGCGTCGGCCAGCCCCCGGCCCCCGGCACCCTGCCAAGCATCCAGAACAGCCGCGACTGGTTGCGCCCGGCACAACGTTTCCCGGTGATCATCGAGTTCACGGAAGAAGCGAAGAAGCGCCTGTTCGATAGCCGCGCGATCCGCGCCGGCGGTCAGGCTGAAGTCATGGCTTTTCCCAGCGAAGGCAATCCGCTCAATCCATTGGGGCGGCTGTTCGTCGGTTTGATGAGCTGGCTGTCGTATGCCTACTGA
- a CDS encoding cupin domain-containing protein, protein MDTGSRLKLVRESYKLSQRELARRSGVTNATISLIEQNRVSPSVSSLKKLLEGIPMSLADFFTFDQPPREHQYVFRANEQPDLGRHGLRLLLIGASVPSRQMRLLREQYAPGASSGEEPIVHAEGEECGLVTRGTVELTVDGSVSVLNAGDGYYFPTTLPHKFRNIGADEAEIISANTPANF, encoded by the coding sequence ATGGATACGGGTTCTCGACTCAAACTAGTACGCGAAAGCTACAAACTCTCCCAGCGCGAGCTGGCCCGGCGTAGCGGCGTGACCAATGCCACCATCTCCCTGATCGAACAGAATCGCGTCAGCCCCTCCGTCAGCTCCCTGAAAAAGCTGCTCGAAGGCATACCGATGTCCCTGGCCGACTTCTTCACCTTCGACCAACCCCCGCGCGAACACCAATACGTCTTCCGCGCCAACGAACAACCCGACCTCGGCCGCCACGGCCTGCGCCTGCTGCTGATCGGCGCCTCCGTACCCAGCCGCCAGATGCGCCTGCTGCGCGAGCAATACGCACCGGGCGCGAGTTCCGGGGAAGAGCCGATCGTTCACGCCGAGGGCGAGGAGTGCGGGCTTGTCACCCGTGGCACGGTGGAGTTGACCGTTGATGGTTCGGTGAGTGTTTTGAATGCGGGGGATGGGTATTACTTCCCGACGACGCTGCCGCATAAGTTCCGGAATATCGGGGCGGATGAGGCTGAGATTATTAGTGCGAATACGCCGGCGAATTTTTGA
- a CDS encoding Hcp family type VI secretion system effector, translating to MANHSYMTITGNRQGLISGGCSDTSSIGNKCQLGHQDEIMVLAYSHNMTTGNNGGVGADRGQHLPIMITKNIDKSSPLLSAALHEREVLECTIFFYRTSPAGTQDKYFKIHITGAKVAHINLQVPHAIHLNDAQPQELVSFTYREISWTHIQAGTCGYSSWGNNDE from the coding sequence ATGGCCAATCACAGTTACATGACTATCACAGGAAACCGACAGGGACTAATCTCCGGCGGATGTTCCGACACTAGTTCAATCGGCAACAAATGCCAGCTGGGCCACCAGGATGAAATCATGGTGCTGGCCTACTCACACAACATGACCACCGGCAATAACGGTGGCGTTGGCGCCGACCGAGGCCAACACCTGCCAATCATGATCACCAAGAACATCGACAAATCCTCCCCCCTCCTGTCCGCCGCACTTCACGAACGCGAAGTGCTGGAATGCACAATATTTTTCTATCGAACCTCGCCCGCCGGCACTCAAGATAAATATTTCAAAATCCACATAACTGGCGCCAAAGTCGCCCATATCAACCTTCAAGTACCCCACGCCATTCACCTCAATGACGCACAACCACAGGAACTGGTTTCGTTCACTTATCGCGAAATCAGTTGGACGCATATTCAAGCGGGTACGTGCGGCTACAGCAGCTGGGGAAATAACGATGAATGA
- a CDS encoding HD domain-containing protein, with the protein MTQTLERAIAIAATAHAGQVDKGGAPYILHPLKVMLRMSTLEERIVAVLHDVVEDCAVSLDDLRNEGFSEEVLTAIASVTKVPGESYEDFVDRAAQNPIGRVVKLADLEENSDLSRIASPSWEDLERIEKYRRAIGRLRA; encoded by the coding sequence ATGACCCAGACCCTCGAACGCGCTATCGCCATCGCCGCCACGGCCCATGCCGGGCAGGTCGACAAGGGCGGTGCGCCGTACATCCTGCATCCGCTGAAAGTCATGTTGCGCATGAGCACGCTGGAAGAGCGCATCGTCGCCGTGCTGCACGACGTGGTCGAGGATTGCGCTGTCAGCCTCGATGACTTGCGCAACGAAGGCTTCAGCGAAGAGGTACTGACGGCGATTGCGTCGGTGACCAAAGTGCCCGGCGAATCCTATGAAGATTTCGTCGACCGCGCCGCACAAAACCCGATCGGTCGGGTGGTCAAGCTGGCGGATCTGGAAGAGAACAGCGACCTGTCACGAATCGCCTCGCCAAGTTGGGAAGATCTCGAACGAATCGAAAAATATCGTCGCGCGATTGGCCGGTTACGCGCATAA
- a CDS encoding DUF4225 domain-containing protein, protein MNEDSCDINDVTRAASDLVAFGCQIGATQLYDSFSQLRFGEIVSSYANEIIRAVDEGVISAKQGLQILRNEYSELSTKSMFYFQNGVSIAAGSLQLQAGALVISASRGRDSVKGAALVAHGINNIYEGVGNIYVGPEKPSILGPIRMAYQKIFGLENGNLAYYTFDFYLSINGMMNLVRKPDTVQLFNKDPINYERGYKQMGSLALTLEAFADSSTLSTIIKESIPAKLSADRFINDESKMNVEKNSNNKTPQETKKTVLQP, encoded by the coding sequence ATGAATGAGGACTCATGCGACATTAACGACGTTACCCGCGCCGCGTCGGACTTGGTCGCTTTCGGCTGCCAGATTGGCGCCACGCAGTTGTACGACAGTTTCAGCCAGCTCAGGTTTGGCGAGATCGTGTCGTCTTATGCGAATGAGATTATTCGGGCGGTGGATGAAGGTGTTATTAGTGCGAAGCAAGGATTGCAAATACTAAGAAATGAATACTCAGAGCTTTCTACCAAGTCGATGTTTTATTTTCAGAATGGTGTGAGTATTGCTGCAGGAAGCTTGCAACTTCAGGCTGGCGCTTTAGTAATTTCAGCTAGCCGAGGGAGGGACAGCGTCAAGGGCGCTGCCCTAGTGGCTCATGGCATCAACAACATTTACGAGGGGGTGGGGAACATCTACGTCGGCCCTGAAAAACCAAGTATTTTGGGGCCTATAAGGATGGCTTATCAGAAAATTTTCGGCCTTGAAAATGGTAACCTGGCCTATTACACCTTCGACTTCTACCTATCTATTAACGGAATGATGAACCTTGTTCGAAAGCCTGACACGGTACAGCTTTTCAATAAAGACCCGATAAACTACGAGCGCGGCTACAAACAAATGGGATCGCTCGCACTAACACTCGAAGCTTTTGCAGACAGCTCCACACTGAGTACGATTATAAAGGAATCAATTCCTGCAAAATTATCAGCTGATAGATTTATCAACGACGAGAGCAAAATGAACGTTGAAAAAAACTCAAATAACAAAACACCCCAAGAAACAAAAAAAACAGTCCTCCAGCCATAA
- a CDS encoding AbrB family transcriptional regulator — MKSILCLLIAAGFGALLQFEGVPHGLLLGSIVVTALFASKTGIAPATPYGLGYIQVTLGIATGLMFEAWDSETAPTMLPSLGVLLICLTVQIALAGWWLTRGAGWNRTDALLAVYPGALAAVFDLLESEKASSKVIIVHLMRLLLITVLVSFLIPGQAVIAVADGDPLTTGMALTALSVIALSVLLGRVLLVIGVPAPFMLTAIIITAVFVKSGWLHGFHMPDWSLNLAALILGVRIGSRFQGLGFAELGRHGRTALVSVGLMIVVAAVFAEVAARCLGSDALSLWLAYMPGAIETIAIVAFGGGLNVVFILTHHLSRMVLLHFAPALLVQVRRVREQA; from the coding sequence ATGAAATCCATTCTCTGTTTGTTGATTGCTGCCGGTTTCGGCGCGCTATTGCAGTTCGAAGGCGTGCCCCATGGCCTGCTGTTGGGGTCGATTGTTGTCACCGCTTTGTTCGCCAGTAAAACCGGCATCGCGCCGGCAACTCCTTATGGGCTGGGCTACATCCAAGTCACGCTGGGCATCGCCACCGGGCTGATGTTCGAAGCGTGGGACAGCGAGACGGCGCCAACGATGTTGCCGAGCCTCGGCGTGTTGCTGATCTGCCTGACGGTGCAGATCGCGTTGGCCGGGTGGTGGTTGACGCGCGGCGCAGGCTGGAACCGCACCGATGCGCTGTTGGCGGTTTATCCTGGCGCACTGGCGGCGGTGTTTGATTTGCTGGAGTCGGAAAAGGCATCGAGCAAGGTCATCATCGTGCACCTGATGCGGTTGCTGCTGATCACCGTGTTGGTGAGTTTCCTGATTCCCGGCCAAGCGGTGATCGCGGTTGCCGATGGTGATCCTTTGACCACCGGCATGGCATTGACCGCTCTTTCGGTGATCGCGCTGAGCGTGCTGCTCGGACGCGTGCTGCTGGTGATCGGCGTCCCGGCGCCGTTCATGCTCACGGCGATCATCATCACGGCGGTGTTTGTGAAGTCGGGATGGCTGCACGGTTTTCACATGCCGGACTGGAGCCTGAATCTGGCGGCGCTGATTCTCGGCGTGCGGATCGGTTCACGGTTCCAGGGCCTCGGCTTCGCGGAACTGGGGCGACATGGCCGCACGGCGTTGGTCTCGGTCGGTTTGATGATCGTGGTCGCAGCGGTATTTGCTGAGGTGGCGGCGCGTTGCTTGGGCAGTGATGCGTTGTCGCTATGGTTGGCGTACATGCCGGGCGCGATCGAGACGATTGCGATTGTCGCGTTTGGTGGCGGACTGAATGTGGTATTTATCCTCACGCATCATTTGAGCCGGATGGTGCTGCTGCATTTTGCGCCGGCGTTGTTGGTGCAGGTGCGGCGGGTGCGCGAACAAGCCTGA
- a CDS encoding transporter suffix domain-containing protein has translation MDTAQDPVTAPTPATWRFKVGVAIICLMLGSWLMVPLAAALDVPGSKVAALTGVLFISNKVLLLLVIAVMGKAGFAELKRTIGRHVSGMLPTPVAEVSPLRHRVGVVMFCLPLLTSFLEPYFDNFWPGLRPNLWQLQLLGDLLFVGSFFVLGGNFWDKAHALFVRKARVVAD, from the coding sequence ATGGACACTGCCCAAGATCCGGTCACAGCGCCGACGCCCGCGACCTGGCGCTTCAAGGTCGGTGTGGCGATCATCTGCCTGATGCTCGGTTCGTGGCTGATGGTGCCGCTGGCTGCCGCCCTCGACGTCCCCGGTTCGAAAGTGGCGGCGCTGACCGGTGTGTTGTTTATCAGCAACAAGGTGTTGTTGCTGCTGGTGATTGCGGTGATGGGCAAGGCCGGGTTTGCCGAGCTCAAGCGCACCATTGGCCGGCATGTCTCGGGGATGCTGCCGACGCCTGTCGCCGAAGTCTCGCCGCTGCGGCATCGGGTGGGAGTGGTGATGTTCTGCCTGCCGTTACTGACGTCCTTTCTGGAACCGTATTTCGATAACTTCTGGCCAGGGTTGCGGCCTAATCTGTGGCAGCTGCAACTGCTCGGGGATTTGTTGTTTGTCGGCAGTTTTTTTGTGCTGGGCGGCAACTTCTGGGACAAGGCCCATGCGTTGTTTGTGCGCAAGGCACGGGTAGTGGCGGATTGA